The proteins below come from a single Rosa rugosa chromosome 2, drRosRugo1.1, whole genome shotgun sequence genomic window:
- the LOC133731060 gene encoding endoplasmic reticulum oxidoreductin-1-like, translating into MDCVGCEKCWLWGKLQVLGLGTALKILFSVDGKNNQDQPLQLQRNEVIALVNLLNRLSESVEIVRQSGDSIRKVAEGGRVIEPSIQTISTLQRLWEAVIPIRLRYVTIPVVRDVSTVTIGYHKFESNCKAYCTLLID; encoded by the exons ATGGATTGTGTGGGATGTGAAAAGTGTTGGCTCTGGGGAAAGCTTCAAGTTCTTGGTCTTGGTACTGCATTGAAGATCCTCTTTTCTGTTGATGGTAAAAATAATCAAGATCAACCT TTGCAGCTGCAACGAAATGAAGTGATTGCTCTTGTAAATCTGTTAAATCGACTTTCTGAATCTGTCGAAATTGTTCGTCAAAGTGGTGATTCAATCAGGAAAGTAGCAGAAGGAGGACGTGTTATTGAACCTTCCATACAAACAATCAGCACGTTACAAAGATTATGGGAAGCTGTCATCCCGATCAGGCTTAGGTATGTGACTATTCCTGTT GTTAGGGATGTTAGCACCGTAACTATCGGATATCACAAATTTGAAAGCAACTGTAAAGCATACTGCACACTACTGATTGATTAG
- the LOC133728527 gene encoding uncharacterized protein LOC133728527, with amino-acid sequence MQEKMERRLGGIINCSKSCVQVWEIARMKASNSFALVMKSKAKRVVSSQQRWYEVLKSQIETGTPYMLFKIMLFK; translated from the exons ATGCAAGAGAAGATGGAAAGGAGACTTGGGGGTATAATTAATTGCTCTAAATCATG TGTCCAGGTCTGGGAGATTGCTAGGATGAAAGCTTCGAACAGCTTTGCACTCGTCATGAAA AGTAAGGCCAAAAGAGTTGTATCTTCCCAACAACGTTGGTATGAGGTTTTGAAATCCCAGATTGAAACAGGAACTCCATACATGCTTTTTAAG ATCATGTTGTTCAAGTAA